A section of the Harmonia axyridis chromosome 2, icHarAxyr1.1, whole genome shotgun sequence genome encodes:
- the LOC123671936 gene encoding uncharacterized protein LOC123671936: MFLPSIWVEAHREYHRIHVPTRIKTIYHTKIVKVPEHHHYIHEKEKIVPVVSHHHHSTHHKSSSYGEIEDSALEYHQADSYHPLDEDDFDFDSYKIANDYLSSPSQKITKVHHKRKKARPLRVKHKIIKLPPI; the protein is encoded by the exons ATGTTTCTTCCCTCCATATGGGTAGAAGCTCACAG AGAATACCATCGAATCCACGTTCCAACAAGGATAAAAACAATATATCACACAAAAATCGTTAAAGTACCAGAGCATCATCACTACATTCATGAGAAAGAGAAGATTGTTCCAGTGGTGTCACATCATCATCACAGTACACACCACAAATCCTCCAGTTACGGAGAAATTGAAGATTCTGCGTTGGAGTACCATCAAGCAGATTCATACCATCCCTTAGACGAAGACGATTTCGATTTTGATTCGTACAAGATAGCGAATGACTATTTGTCAAGTCCGAGCCAGAAGATCACAAAAGTTCACCACAAAAGGAAAAAAGCGAGACCTTTAAGAGTGAAGCATAAAATCATCAAGCTGCCccctatttga